A stretch of DNA from Sphingomonas ginkgonis:
AGGAAGCGGGTCACGTCGGCCAGCGCGGGCGAGCGGCCGCGGAAGGTGCGGGAGAAGCTCAGCATCAGGTCGATGTGCCCGACGCCGCGATAGCTGCGGAATTCGGCCGGCGCGCCGAGCTCCGCCAGCCGCTGCGCGAGGTGTCGGCTATTGCGCGGGTAGACCAGCTTGTCGTTGCTGCCGGTGGCCAGCAGCAGCGGCGGCGCGCTGCGCCGGGCGAAGCTGATCGGCTGGGTCTCCTCAGGCCGCTTCCAATGGCCGAAGGCATTGCGGCCGCGATACTCGGTGAAAGGCGCGAAGTCGTATGGCCCGGCGAGCAGCGCGCCGGCGCGGACGATCCTGGGATCGACCCCGATCCGCCGCAGCCAGCGCCGGTCGAGGCTGAGCATGGCGCCGATGTAGGCGCCGGCGCTGTGCCCGCAGACGCTGATCCGCTCCGGATCGCCGCCGAACAGGTGGGCATGGTCGCGAACCCAGCGGATCGCCTCGGCGCCGTCCTCGATCATGGCCGGGAAGCGGCCCTCGGGAACGAGCCGGTAGTCGGGGACGACCACCACGAAGCCCTCACCCGACAGCGCCGCGCCGGCGAAGGCATAGTGCGACCGCTCACCCCGGTGCCAGCCGCCGCCATAGAAGAAGACGACCACCGGCAGCGGCTGACCGCGGTGGCGGCGGGCGGACGGAGTCCAGACGTCGAGGCGCTGACGCGGGTGGAGACCGTAGGCGACGCCCTGCGCGGCGAGGTTGGCGCCGCTGCGGGTCGGCAAATAGCGGTCGATGGTGTTGAGGAGGTCGACCGGCTGCCAGCCCAGGCGGCGGGCGAAGGTCGCGCCCCAAGTCTTGAGGTTGCGCGCCTTGCGGCGGCGCGGGCGCAGCGTTGCCGGGGGCGTGATGTCGGGCGGCAATTCGCTGCGGGTCGCCACGGTTGGTCGGAGTCCTTCTCTCCCCGTAACAACCCGTGGCGGGCGATGCGAGTTCCGGCCGCTACGGCCGGTCGTGCAGGGCGAGGAAGCGAGCCGAGTCGGCCAGCGCGGGATTGGACCGCCGGAACAGCGGCGACAGCGCCTTGGCGAGGTCGATGTGGCTCTGCCCGGGGTAGATCCTCAGTTCGACCGTCGCCCCGGCGCGGCGCAGGGCGTCGGCCAGCGCGATGCTGTTGCGCGGCTCGACCACCTCGTCGGCGCTGCCGTGAAGCAGCAGCAGTGGCGGCGCGTCGCGGCGGACGAAGTGGACCGGCTGCGTCTCGAGCGGGCGCGGCCAGGCGCCGAGCGCATCCCGCCCGCGCTGCTCGGTGAAGGGATAGAAGTCGTACGGCCCCGACAGGAGCGCCGCCGCCTTGATCGTGCGCGGCGGCAGCCCGGCGTCGGCCAGAAAATGCGGGTCGAGCGCGAGCATGGCGGCATTGTAGGCGCCGGCGCTGTGGCCGCTGAGCGCGATACGGTTCGGGTCGCCGCCGAAGCGGGCGATATTGTCGTGGACCCAGCGCACCGCCGCCGCCCCGTCCTGGAGGAAGGTCGGAAAGCGGACCTCGGGTACGAGGCGATAGTCCGGAACCACGGCGATGAACCCGCGCGCGGCGAGAGCCCGGCCGGCGAACCCATAGTCGCCCCGGTTCCCCGCCACCCAGCCGCCGCCGTAGAAGAAGACGACCACCGGGAGCGGCCCCGCCGGACGCCGGTCGGGCACCCAGACGTCGAGCTTCAGCCGGGGGTCGGGGCCGAACGGCTTCCCGGCGGCGGCCCGGTGGGCGCGGTCGGCCCCGGCGAGGCTGCTGGCGCCGTTGAGCAGGCCGGCGGGGCTGCAGGCGGCGAGGGCAAGGGTGGCAAAAGCCCCGGCGACAAGGGCGCGGCGGGTAAGTCGGGCGGTCATTAGAGGGCGAACGTTTGGGTGGTGGGGATGGGTCCTGTGCCCCTCTCCCCGCCGGGAAGAGGGGGGCGCCGCGTCAGCACTGGAAGGGTGAGGGGCGACCACGCCGCGGTTGCGCGGCGCCGAAGCGCGGCCCCCCTCATCCGGCCCTTCGGGTCACTCTCTGCTAGCCGGGAAGAAGGACATTGTTACCGCTCCACCCCCTTGATCTTCCCCCAGGTCCGTGCCGCGGTGTAGCCGAGGTAGCCGGTGCCGAAGAGGGTGTAGAGTTCCTCCGGGATGCCGCGGAGATAGGTGGTCATGCCGGCGGCGATGCCCTGCGCCATCTGCGGCTGGACCGCGGCGATGAGGCCCATCGGGATCGACCAAAGGATGAGCGCATACATCATGTAGAGGAAGCTGGGGCGGGCCCGGCTGGTCCAGGGATCGGCCGAGTTGGCCTCGGCGACAATCGCCTGGAGCTGGGCGCTTACCGCGGCGAGGTCCTGCTCGCCCTGCAGCTTCAGCAGCGCGAGCTTGGCCTCGTCGCGCTGGCGGGGGTCGGGGATGATCTTGTCGAGAAGGTTGGCGATGGGGCCGATGACGGCGTCGAGAATGGCCATGGATTTGCT
This window harbors:
- a CDS encoding alpha/beta hydrolase, with protein sequence MATRSELPPDITPPATLRPRRRKARNLKTWGATFARRLGWQPVDLLNTIDRYLPTRSGANLAAQGVAYGLHPRQRLDVWTPSARRHRGQPLPVVVFFYGGGWHRGERSHYAFAGAALSGEGFVVVVPDYRLVPEGRFPAMIEDGAEAIRWVRDHAHLFGGDPERISVCGHSAGAYIGAMLSLDRRWLRRIGVDPRIVRAGALLAGPYDFAPFTEYRGRNAFGHWKRPEETQPISFARRSAPPLLLATGSNDKLVYPRNSRHLAQRLAELGAPAEFRSYRGVGHIDLMLSFSRTFRGRSPALADVTRFLLDHS
- a CDS encoding alpha/beta hydrolase encodes the protein MTARLTRRALVAGAFATLALAACSPAGLLNGASSLAGADRAHRAAAGKPFGPDPRLKLDVWVPDRRPAGPLPVVVFFYGGGWVAGNRGDYGFAGRALAARGFIAVVPDYRLVPEVRFPTFLQDGAAAVRWVHDNIARFGGDPNRIALSGHSAGAYNAAMLALDPHFLADAGLPPRTIKAAALLSGPYDFYPFTEQRGRDALGAWPRPLETQPVHFVRRDAPPLLLLHGSADEVVEPRNSIALADALRRAGATVELRIYPGQSHIDLAKALSPLFRRSNPALADSARFLALHDRP
- a CDS encoding holin family protein encodes the protein MAILDAVIGPIANLLDKIIPDPRQRDEAKLALLKLQGEQDLAAVSAQLQAIVAEANSADPWTSRARPSFLYMMYALILWSIPMGLIAAVQPQMAQGIAAGMTTYLRGIPEELYTLFGTGYLGYTAARTWGKIKGVER